One Pantoea trifolii DNA segment encodes these proteins:
- a CDS encoding methyl-accepting chemotaxis protein: MRLTLRARLTSIVGLLCILLIVAAIWGIIGLRAADQRAQNAYQNELLPLQYSSRLYRMVQEQSATLFDALRYWTDSSEVEKRLARIAHYGEQIAKDRQTWQQLAFDAQTKPLSQQFITHLDGWQSALKDAGELLKGGNPSGALVVIETRLRSGSQLLQQDIDQLDALMRQHAELTYRQSNSDYQLARNSLIIILLVGLSVALVFGWLLIRSINRSIGQARELAESIAAGELNHDIGSVSRDEMGELMQSLLRMDVRLAEIVRDVGESASALSDAARQMADGNDDLSERTHSQASSLEQTAASMEQMTATVKHNADNAAQANELATDVRHQAERGSSVLRDAVSAMEEIESSSKRIADINRVIDEIAFQTNLLALNAAVEAARAGEQGRGFAVVASEVRQLAQRSAGAAHEIKALIDASVGKVEAGSALVQRSGAMLNDINQGVARVVDIVGEIAVASRQQSSGIEQVNTAVIQMDGATQQNASLVQEASAASQTVSEHAGLLVEKMAFFRLQPR; this comes from the coding sequence ATGCGATTGACCCTTCGCGCGCGTCTGACATCGATTGTTGGCCTGCTGTGCATTTTACTGATTGTTGCCGCCATCTGGGGAATTATTGGCCTGCGCGCCGCCGACCAACGGGCGCAAAACGCCTACCAGAATGAGCTGTTACCGCTGCAATATTCATCCCGCCTGTACCGCATGGTGCAGGAACAGTCCGCGACCCTGTTCGATGCCCTGCGCTACTGGACCGACAGCAGCGAAGTGGAGAAACGTCTGGCGCGCATCGCGCATTACGGCGAGCAGATTGCGAAAGACCGTCAAACCTGGCAGCAGCTGGCGTTTGATGCACAAACCAAACCACTCAGCCAGCAATTCATCACCCATCTCGACGGCTGGCAAAGCGCGCTGAAAGATGCCGGAGAACTGCTGAAGGGCGGCAACCCATCCGGCGCGCTGGTGGTGATTGAAACCCGCCTGCGCAGCGGCAGTCAGCTGCTGCAACAGGACATCGATCAGCTTGATGCGTTAATGCGCCAGCATGCAGAACTCACCTATCGGCAGAGCAACAGCGATTACCAGCTGGCGCGTAACAGCCTGATTATCATATTGCTGGTCGGGCTGAGCGTGGCGCTGGTGTTTGGCTGGTTGCTGATCCGCTCGATCAACCGGTCGATTGGTCAGGCACGCGAACTGGCCGAATCGATTGCGGCCGGTGAACTGAATCATGATATCGGCAGCGTTTCGCGCGATGAGATGGGCGAACTGATGCAGTCGCTACTGCGCATGGATGTGCGTCTGGCGGAGATTGTGCGCGACGTAGGCGAAAGCGCCAGCGCACTGAGTGATGCGGCGCGTCAGATGGCCGACGGCAATGACGATCTCTCTGAACGCACCCATTCGCAGGCCAGCTCGCTGGAGCAAACCGCTGCCAGCATGGAGCAGATGACCGCCACGGTGAAACACAACGCTGATAACGCCGCGCAGGCCAATGAACTGGCCACCGATGTGCGTCATCAGGCCGAACGCGGCAGCAGCGTATTGCGTGACGCGGTCAGCGCGATGGAGGAGATCGAATCCTCCAGCAAACGCATCGCCGATATCAACCGGGTGATCGATGAGATCGCCTTCCAGACTAACCTGCTGGCGCTGAATGCGGCAGTCGAAGCGGCACGCGCAGGCGAACAAGGACGCGGCTTTGCCGTGGTGGCATCCGAAGTGCGTCAGCTGGCACAGCGATCCGCCGGAGCCGCGCACGAGATCAAAGCGTTGATTGATGCCAGCGTCGGCAAAGTAGAAGCCGGCAGCGCGCTGGTGCAGCGTTCTGGCGCGATGCTCAATGACATCAATCAGGGCGTGGCGCGCGTGGTGGATATTGTCGGTGAAATCGCCGTGGCCAGCCGCCAGCAATCCAGCGGTATTGAGCAGGTGAATACAGCGGTGATTCAGATGGATGGTGCGACGCAGCAAAACGCCTCGCTGGTGCAGGAAGCCAGCGCCGCCAGCCAGACCGTCAGCGAACATGCCGGATTGCTGGTGGAGAAGATGGCCTTCTTCCGCCTGCAGCCGCGCTAA
- a CDS encoding ABC transporter substrate-binding protein, protein MMRKFLAILLATPLLSHAATTLNIATIANGDMTIMQQLATRYEQEHPDVKLQWHVMDDGALREAVLSAMNSGQAQFDVITVGTYEAPLWGEKGWLAPLNKLPADYDSDDLIAPVRKALSFQQTLYALPFYGESSMTYYRKDLFAQKGLTMPDNPDWTDIKNFAAKLTDAQKGIYGLCLRGQPGWGDNVAFMTTMANAYGAQWFDDNWQPTLNSPEWREALSDYLQVVKQDGPPDTVKNSFGQILRLTAQGKCAMWIDSTVAAGLLVNPQISLVADKLAFAPAPGGITRNGSNWLWSWALAVPANTPNREAAIAFISWATSKQYIQQVADTVGWGAVPPGSRNSTYQQASYQRLAPYAAQVRAAIDSATVEQPTLNPVPYQGVQYVSIPGFDQMGNAVGQNLADMLSGKLTLDETLAKNQQDVTQIYQQLH, encoded by the coding sequence ATGATGCGTAAATTTCTCGCGATATTACTCGCCACGCCGCTGCTGAGCCACGCGGCGACCACACTGAATATCGCCACCATCGCCAACGGCGATATGACCATCATGCAGCAGCTCGCCACGCGCTACGAACAGGAGCATCCGGACGTCAAACTGCAATGGCATGTGATGGACGATGGCGCATTGCGTGAGGCGGTGCTGTCGGCGATGAACAGCGGTCAGGCGCAGTTCGATGTCATCACCGTCGGCACCTATGAAGCGCCGCTGTGGGGCGAAAAAGGCTGGCTGGCGCCGCTCAATAAGTTGCCCGCCGATTACGACAGCGATGATCTCATCGCGCCGGTGCGCAAAGCGCTGTCGTTCCAGCAAACGCTTTACGCCCTGCCGTTCTACGGGGAAAGCAGCATGACCTACTACCGCAAAGATCTGTTTGCGCAGAAAGGGTTAACCATGCCGGATAATCCCGACTGGACCGATATCAAGAACTTCGCCGCCAAACTCACCGATGCGCAAAAAGGCATTTATGGCCTGTGCCTGCGCGGTCAGCCCGGCTGGGGCGATAACGTGGCATTCATGACCACCATGGCGAATGCCTATGGCGCGCAGTGGTTCGATGATAACTGGCAGCCCACGCTCAATTCGCCGGAGTGGCGCGAAGCGCTGAGTGATTATCTGCAGGTGGTAAAGCAGGATGGACCGCCGGATACGGTGAAAAACAGTTTCGGCCAGATTTTGCGTCTGACCGCGCAAGGCAAATGCGCGATGTGGATCGACAGCACGGTAGCAGCCGGTTTGCTGGTTAATCCGCAGATCTCATTAGTCGCCGACAAGCTGGCCTTTGCGCCTGCGCCGGGCGGCATCACACGTAATGGTTCGAACTGGTTATGGTCGTGGGCGCTGGCGGTACCGGCTAACACGCCGAATCGCGAGGCGGCGATAGCCTTTATTAGCTGGGCGACATCCAAACAGTACATTCAGCAAGTGGCCGATACCGTCGGCTGGGGCGCGGTGCCGCCCGGCAGCCGCAATTCCACTTATCAGCAGGCGAGCTATCAGCGTCTGGCGCCGTATGCCGCGCAGGTACGTGCGGCGATTGATTCGGCGACCGTCGAGCAGCCCACGCTCAACCCTGTGCCTTATCAGGGCGTGCAGTATGTGAGCATTCCCGGATTTGACCAGATGGGGAACGCCGTCGGGCAGAATCTGGCGGATATGCTGAGCGGCAAACTGACGCTGGATGAGACACTGGCGAAGAATCAGCAGGACGTTACGCAAATTTATCAGCAGTTGCATTGA
- a CDS encoding DUF6388 family protein — MKTTEEYYAQARTMFFTAHPDFQSALDELTESDARQANLSLAQLRDWHAERIYAAFLRQKKLDGMLFSIQLAEPDKAVAADAIEKYLKSHAEALGMTWEEFCIKNEL, encoded by the coding sequence ATGAAAACCACAGAAGAGTATTACGCTCAGGCACGCACGATGTTTTTCACCGCCCACCCCGATTTCCAGTCCGCCCTGGATGAACTCACCGAAAGCGATGCACGCCAGGCGAATTTGTCATTAGCGCAATTACGTGATTGGCATGCAGAGCGCATTTATGCCGCATTTTTGCGTCAGAAGAAGCTGGACGGCATGCTTTTTTCCATTCAATTGGCGGAACCCGATAAAGCCGTCGCTGCGGATGCCATTGAAAAGTATCTGAAATCTCACGCGGAAGCATTAGGCATGACGTGGGAAGAGTTCTGCATCAAAAACGAGTTGTAA
- the iraP gene encoding anti-adapter protein IraP produces MRQLVIDILLKMAKMDVEAKELVAQVEAQSLLIAALLIQAKENNSLTISDTVQEAIVTASRASQEFLQSDVDLLLTHVNRLLAVASYIEVKGIEREG; encoded by the coding sequence ATGCGCCAACTGGTTATCGATATCTTATTGAAAATGGCAAAAATGGATGTGGAAGCAAAAGAGCTGGTGGCGCAGGTTGAGGCGCAGTCGTTATTGATCGCGGCGCTACTGATTCAGGCAAAAGAGAATAACTCATTGACCATTTCCGACACGGTGCAGGAGGCGATCGTCACCGCATCGCGCGCGTCGCAGGAGTTTTTACAGTCGGATGTGGATCTGCTGCTAACCCACGTCAATCGTCTACTGGCGGTGGCGAGTTATATCGAAGTCAAAGGGATCGAGCGGGAAGGGTAG
- a CDS encoding DinI-like family protein, which yields MFVELIYDKRNVAGLPGAREMILQELEKRVQRVFPDIEVRVKPMERNAIDTDLSKNDKATVARIVEEMFDEAEMWLVAD from the coding sequence ATGTTTGTGGAGTTGATTTACGATAAGCGTAACGTGGCTGGATTACCGGGCGCACGTGAGATGATTTTGCAGGAGTTGGAAAAGCGTGTACAGCGCGTCTTTCCCGATATTGAGGTACGCGTCAAACCAATGGAACGTAACGCCATAGATACCGATTTGAGCAAGAACGATAAAGCGACGGTTGCGCGGATTGTCGAAGAAATGTTCGATGAGGCAGAAATGTGGCTGGTGGCCGATTAG
- a CDS encoding helix-turn-helix domain-containing protein: MMKKESSGERIRARRKALQLTQQALAKSIGVSHVAVSQWEKEETVPRGENLLRLAEWLQCTAAWIIDGDGEVFATYAKAAPVTAVPLISLAQASAWLGEQRLLLKQQATRFLYSESQLGDGALAVTVEDHAMQPDYRPGDSVIFDPDVQPQPGDVVLALVDGVALMRIYRLQTQQQAEQIFTLRALNNDFPQLHSAESALEIIGTLMELRRYRSG; the protein is encoded by the coding sequence ATGATGAAAAAAGAATCTTCCGGTGAGCGCATCCGGGCACGACGTAAAGCACTACAGTTAACGCAGCAGGCGCTAGCCAAAAGCATCGGTGTTTCGCATGTGGCTGTATCGCAATGGGAAAAGGAGGAAACGGTTCCGCGTGGCGAGAACTTATTGCGATTGGCGGAATGGCTGCAATGCACAGCAGCGTGGATTATTGATGGGGACGGCGAAGTGTTTGCCACGTACGCTAAAGCCGCGCCGGTCACGGCGGTGCCATTGATTAGCCTCGCGCAAGCGTCAGCGTGGTTAGGCGAGCAGCGTTTATTGTTGAAACAGCAAGCAACGCGCTTTCTCTACAGTGAAAGTCAATTAGGCGATGGCGCACTGGCGGTCACGGTGGAAGACCACGCAATGCAGCCGGATTACCGGCCCGGTGACAGTGTGATCTTTGATCCAGATGTTCAACCGCAGCCGGGCGATGTGGTTTTGGCGCTGGTCGATGGCGTGGCGCTGATGCGGATTTATCGTCTGCAAACGCAGCAGCAGGCTGAGCAAATCTTCACATTGCGCGCGTTGAATAATGACTTTCCGCAGCTGCATTCGGCGGAATCGGCGCTAGAAATTATCGGCACGCTGATGGAGTTGCGACGTTACCGAAGCGGCTAG
- a CDS encoding diguanylate phosphodiesterase, whose amino-acid sequence MLTTIIYRSHLHDHVPIKTLEDMVAKANSKNKNFDVTGILLFDGLHFFQLLEGPRESVQGIYKRICQDARHHNLVELMHDFAPERRFGKVGMELFDLREHDKDTVLQAVLDKGTSRYQLTYKDRALQFLRTFVVARDKENYFEIPPANTWEFVPDNEWQNDLDGIDQSLQDCRFAFQPIIDPFARRVTSFEALIRTPNGGSPDEYFSAFGGEAIYHADIQSKRLAFNVASKLGIGEHRLSINLLPMSLVTVPNAVDFLLAEIKASGLVPQQVIVEVTENEIISRSDEFAAEVRKLKAAGISLALDDFGAGFAGLSLLSKFQPDKIKIDREIIRDVHKSGPKQAIMHAIIKCCASLEIAVIAEGVEQAEEWMWLEAAGISQFQGFLFAHPLLNGFPAVAWPEIK is encoded by the coding sequence ATGCTCACCACAATTATTTACCGCAGCCATCTGCACGATCACGTGCCAATCAAAACGCTCGAAGATATGGTTGCTAAAGCCAATAGCAAAAACAAAAACTTCGACGTTACTGGCATCCTGCTGTTCGACGGCCTGCACTTCTTCCAGCTGCTGGAAGGACCGCGTGAGTCCGTTCAGGGCATATACAAGCGTATTTGTCAGGACGCACGCCACCATAATCTGGTGGAGTTAATGCACGACTTCGCGCCCGAACGCCGTTTTGGCAAAGTCGGCATGGAGCTGTTCGATCTGCGCGAGCATGACAAAGACACTGTGCTGCAAGCAGTGCTGGATAAAGGCACCTCGCGTTATCAGCTCACCTACAAAGATCGCGCGCTGCAGTTTTTGCGTACCTTCGTGGTGGCGCGCGACAAAGAGAACTACTTCGAGATCCCGCCAGCCAATACCTGGGAATTTGTTCCGGATAATGAATGGCAGAACGATCTGGATGGTATCGATCAGAGCCTGCAGGATTGCCGCTTTGCTTTTCAACCCATCATCGATCCCTTCGCGCGCCGCGTCACTTCGTTTGAAGCGCTGATCCGCACGCCAAACGGTGGCTCACCCGATGAGTATTTCTCCGCGTTTGGCGGCGAAGCGATTTATCACGCGGATATTCAGTCGAAACGTCTGGCATTTAACGTGGCAAGCAAACTGGGGATTGGCGAGCATCGTCTGTCGATCAACCTGCTCCCGATGTCGCTGGTGACGGTGCCAAACGCGGTGGATTTCCTGCTGGCGGAGATCAAAGCCAGCGGGCTGGTGCCGCAGCAGGTAATCGTTGAAGTGACCGAAAATGAGATCATTTCGCGCTCGGATGAATTTGCTGCCGAAGTGAGAAAGTTGAAAGCGGCGGGGATCAGCCTGGCGCTGGACGATTTTGGTGCCGGTTTTGCTGGCTTGTCGCTGTTATCGAAATTCCAGCCGGACAAAATCAAAATCGATCGCGAGATTATCCGCGATGTGCATAAAAGCGGCCCGAAGCAGGCGATCATGCACGCCATCATTAAGTGCTGCGCATCGCTGGAAATCGCGGTGATTGCCGAAGGTGTCGAACAAGCCGAAGAGTGGATGTGGCTGGAAGCGGCGGGTATCAGTCAGTTCCAGGGTTTCCTGTTTGCGCATCCGCTGTTGAATGGATTCCCGGCAGTGGCGTGGCCTGAGATTAAATAG
- a CDS encoding YnfC family lipoprotein: MKKNLLFLVAIILLAGCDKDDATYYPQMKNFAYLYQFEALPGKVKNTHQTLFTADGQQIFEVNVDFDHNGCPTHVKSVGKEGEVIEVARDGNTLKGSENGQDVVVTLDKNCAMVKKVTPSMTVDITYNKQGLVEQISSPASDAAFHLAYNSAGEMAVLSITQAGTEVSRATAVRAEDKKKISDVVTTVKRNNQIKTVSNVCKYKNDVPYYCDIITTDAAGEVVDKQYGNIEATYY, translated from the coding sequence GTGAAGAAAAACCTACTGTTTTTAGTCGCCATCATTCTGCTTGCAGGATGTGACAAGGATGACGCGACGTATTATCCGCAAATGAAAAACTTTGCCTATCTTTATCAATTCGAAGCGCTACCCGGAAAAGTCAAAAATACCCATCAAACGCTGTTCACCGCCGACGGCCAGCAAATCTTTGAAGTGAATGTCGATTTCGATCATAACGGCTGTCCAACGCATGTTAAATCGGTGGGCAAAGAGGGCGAAGTGATTGAGGTTGCGCGCGACGGCAACACATTAAAAGGCAGCGAGAATGGTCAGGACGTAGTGGTGACGCTGGATAAAAACTGCGCCATGGTGAAGAAAGTCACGCCGAGCATGACCGTGGATATTACCTATAACAAACAGGGCTTGGTGGAACAAATCTCATCGCCCGCTTCAGATGCAGCGTTTCATCTCGCCTATAACAGCGCGGGTGAAATGGCGGTATTGAGTATTACTCAGGCCGGAACGGAAGTGTCGCGTGCTACTGCAGTGCGGGCAGAAGATAAGAAAAAGATTTCCGACGTGGTCACCACGGTAAAACGTAATAACCAGATTAAAACCGTTAGCAATGTCTGCAAATATAAAAACGATGTTCCCTATTATTGCGACATTATTACCACCGACGCAGCGGGCGAGGTGGTGGATAAGCAGTATGGCAATATCGAGGCGACATATTATTAG
- the fliE gene encoding flagellar hook-basal body complex protein FliE, which produces MSIQAIEGVLQQLQMTSLQASGKQAESTNQVDFSATMKAALDKISETQTTARAQAQDFEMGKPGIQLNDVMVDLQKSSISMQMGVQVRNKLVSAYTDIMSMQV; this is translated from the coding sequence ATGTCAATTCAGGCGATTGAGGGTGTGCTGCAGCAGCTGCAGATGACGTCTCTGCAGGCCAGTGGTAAGCAGGCGGAATCCACCAATCAGGTCGATTTTAGTGCCACCATGAAAGCAGCACTCGACAAGATCAGCGAAACTCAGACAACGGCGCGCGCTCAGGCGCAGGATTTTGAAATGGGTAAACCGGGCATCCAGTTAAACGATGTGATGGTCGATCTGCAAAAATCCTCAATTTCCATGCAGATGGGTGTGCAGGTGCGTAACAAACTGGTGTCGGCTTACACCGATATTATGAGTATGCAGGTGTAG
- the fliF gene encoding flagellar basal-body MS-ring/collar protein FliF produces the protein MNASAAATQDTAKKGFNDLLARLRANPRIPLIIAAAAVIAVVFALVLWAKAPDYRVLYNNLSDEDGGAIVTQLTQMNIPYQFADNGGALMVPADKVHELRLRLAQQGLPKGGNVGFELMDKEKFGISQFSEQINYQRALEGELSRTIETLGPVKSVRVHLAMPKPTLFVREQKAPSASVTLNLQPGRALDEGQIQAIQHMVSSSVAGLPPGNVTVVDQAGRLLTRSDSEGRDLNDAQLKYASEVEARFQQRIEAILNPIVGQGNVHAQVTAQINFDRSEQTDEKYQPNANPNNTAVRSRQTSNSEQNGSAYPGGVPGALSNQPAPANTAPVANPPANNNNNANGQNANAQNANAQNNGSTTSTAQPSGPSSSTRNDTVNYELDRTIRHTKLNVGDVQRLSVAVVVNYRDDGKGKAVALNEQQIKQIEDLTREAMGYSQTRGDSVNVVNSQFNMTEPAGGDLPFWQQQSFFDQLMTAGRWLLVALVGFILYRKLVRPQLMRKKEQEKAAAEALAARSAAMEEEEAFNVQLSKDELDQERKSTNRMSAEVMSQRIRDMSENDPRVVALVIREWMSKEL, from the coding sequence ATGAATGCGAGTGCAGCCGCTACACAGGATACAGCTAAGAAAGGCTTCAATGACCTTCTCGCCCGCCTGCGCGCCAATCCGCGTATTCCCTTAATTATCGCCGCTGCTGCGGTTATCGCAGTGGTGTTTGCGTTGGTGCTGTGGGCAAAGGCGCCAGATTATCGCGTGCTTTATAACAATCTCTCCGATGAGGATGGTGGCGCGATTGTCACGCAGCTGACGCAAATGAACATCCCTTACCAGTTCGCCGATAACGGTGGAGCACTGATGGTGCCCGCCGATAAAGTGCATGAGCTGCGTCTGCGTCTGGCGCAACAAGGTCTGCCGAAAGGCGGCAACGTTGGCTTCGAACTGATGGACAAAGAGAAGTTCGGTATCAGCCAGTTCAGCGAGCAGATTAACTATCAGCGTGCGCTGGAAGGTGAACTGTCGCGCACCATCGAAACGCTCGGTCCGGTGAAGAGCGTACGCGTGCATCTGGCAATGCCGAAACCGACCTTATTCGTGCGTGAGCAGAAAGCCCCTTCCGCTTCGGTCACGCTGAATCTGCAACCTGGCCGCGCGTTAGATGAAGGTCAGATTCAGGCCATTCAGCATATGGTCTCCAGCAGTGTGGCCGGTCTACCGCCGGGCAACGTTACCGTTGTCGATCAGGCTGGTCGTCTGTTGACCCGCTCCGATAGCGAAGGTCGCGACCTGAATGATGCGCAACTGAAATATGCCTCTGAAGTGGAAGCGCGCTTCCAGCAGCGCATCGAAGCAATCCTCAACCCGATTGTTGGCCAGGGTAATGTGCACGCGCAGGTGACGGCGCAGATCAACTTTGACCGCAGCGAGCAGACCGACGAGAAATATCAGCCGAACGCCAATCCAAACAATACCGCCGTGCGTTCACGCCAGACCAGCAATTCAGAACAGAATGGCAGCGCCTATCCGGGTGGCGTACCGGGTGCATTGTCGAATCAGCCTGCGCCAGCCAACACCGCGCCAGTGGCCAATCCACCGGCCAATAACAACAATAATGCCAACGGTCAGAACGCGAACGCGCAAAACGCCAATGCGCAGAATAACGGCAGCACCACCAGCACCGCACAGCCTTCTGGCCCGAGCAGCTCAACACGCAACGACACGGTGAACTACGAGCTGGATCGCACCATTCGTCATACCAAGCTGAACGTCGGCGATGTGCAGCGCCTGTCGGTTGCGGTGGTGGTGAACTACCGTGACGACGGCAAAGGCAAAGCGGTGGCGCTGAACGAACAGCAGATCAAACAGATTGAAGACTTAACCCGCGAAGCGATGGGCTATTCGCAAACCCGTGGCGACAGCGTCAACGTGGTGAACTCACAGTTCAACATGACCGAGCCAGCCGGTGGCGACCTGCCATTCTGGCAGCAGCAATCGTTCTTCGATCAGCTGATGACTGCCGGTCGCTGGCTGCTGGTGGCGTTGGTTGGCTTCATCCTCTATCGCAAGCTGGTTCGTCCACAGCTGATGCGTAAGAAAGAGCAGGAGAAGGCTGCGGCTGAAGCGCTGGCGGCACGCTCTGCGGCCATGGAAGAAGAAGAAGCCTTTAACGTTCAGCTCAGCAAAGACGAGCTGGATCAGGAGCGTAAATCTACTAACCGCATGAGCGCCGAGGTGATGAGCCAGCGTATCCGCGACATGTCTGAAAACGATCCGCGCGTCGTCGCGCTGGTTATCCGCGAATGGATGAGTAAAGAACTATGA
- the fliG gene encoding flagellar motor switch protein FliG, with amino-acid sequence MSLTGTEKSAILMMTIGEERAAEVFKHLNQREVQHLSGAMANMRQVSHKQLTEVLREFEADAEQFAALSLNSNDYLRSVLIKALGEERASSLLEDILEKNETTSGMETLNFMEPQAAADLIRDEHPQIIATILVHLKRGQAADILALFDERLRHDVMLRIATFGGVQPAALAELTEVLNGLLDGTNLKRAKMGGVRTAAEIINLMKTQQEEAVIEAVRDFDGELAQKIIDEMFLFENLVEVDDRSIQRLLQEVESEQLLVALKGAEQPLREKFLKNMSARAADILRDDLANRGPVRMSAVENEQKAILLVVRRLAESGEMVIGGGEETYV; translated from the coding sequence ATGAGTCTGACCGGTACAGAAAAAAGCGCCATCCTGATGATGACCATTGGCGAAGAGCGCGCGGCGGAGGTGTTCAAACATCTCAATCAGCGTGAAGTTCAGCACCTGAGTGGCGCCATGGCCAACATGCGCCAGGTATCTCATAAGCAGCTGACTGAAGTGTTGCGTGAGTTTGAAGCCGATGCAGAACAGTTTGCGGCGCTGAGCCTCAACTCCAACGATTACCTGCGTTCGGTGTTGATCAAAGCGCTGGGCGAGGAGCGAGCCTCAAGTCTGCTGGAAGATATTCTCGAGAAAAACGAGACCACCAGCGGTATGGAAACGCTCAACTTCATGGAGCCACAGGCGGCCGCCGACCTTATTCGCGACGAGCATCCGCAGATTATCGCCACCATCCTTGTCCACCTCAAACGTGGCCAGGCGGCGGATATTCTGGCGCTGTTCGACGAGCGTCTGCGTCACGATGTGATGCTGCGTATCGCCACCTTCGGCGGTGTCCAGCCGGCGGCGCTGGCGGAACTGACCGAAGTACTGAATGGCCTGCTCGACGGCACCAACCTCAAGCGCGCGAAGATGGGCGGCGTGAGAACGGCAGCAGAAATTATCAACCTGATGAAAACCCAGCAGGAAGAAGCGGTTATCGAAGCAGTACGCGACTTCGATGGCGAGCTGGCACAGAAGATCATCGACGAGATGTTCCTGTTCGAAAACCTGGTGGAAGTGGACGACCGCAGCATCCAGCGCCTGTTGCAGGAAGTGGAATCCGAGCAGTTGCTGGTGGCATTGAAAGGTGCCGAGCAGCCGCTGCGCGAGAAGTTCCTCAAAAACATGTCCGCCCGTGCAGCCGATATCCTGCGCGACGATCTGGCCAACCGGGGTCCGGTCCGTATGTCGGCGGTGGAGAACGAACAGAAGGCGATTCTTCTGGTGGTGCGCCGCTTAGCAGAATCCGGCGAGATGGTCATTGGTGGTGGCGAGGAAACCTATGTCTGA
- the fliH gene encoding flagellar assembly protein FliH — protein MSDAFSARAWQRWQPDDLGSPFGAEPEPQLEEPEIDVELSAEAEQQQQLERMQQQMRKDAQTQGYSEGYQKGFAEAQQNGYDAGFQQGLADAQQQQAPLQARMQQLVTEFHHTLEALDSVIASRLMQLALEAARTVIGQATQVDGTALLRQIQQLIQQEPMFSGKPQLRVHPDDLQRIEQTLGPTLDLHGWRLLADSTLHPGGCKLSAEDGDLDASVATRWQELCRLAAPGTL, from the coding sequence ATGTCTGATGCCTTTTCCGCCCGCGCGTGGCAGCGCTGGCAGCCTGATGATTTAGGCAGCCCGTTCGGCGCCGAACCGGAGCCTCAGCTTGAGGAGCCCGAGATCGATGTTGAACTGAGCGCCGAAGCGGAACAGCAGCAGCAGCTGGAACGCATGCAGCAGCAGATGCGTAAAGATGCGCAGACGCAAGGCTACAGCGAAGGCTATCAGAAAGGTTTCGCCGAAGCGCAACAGAACGGTTATGACGCCGGTTTCCAGCAAGGCTTAGCCGATGCGCAGCAGCAGCAAGCGCCGCTGCAGGCACGCATGCAGCAGCTGGTGACCGAGTTCCATCACACGCTGGAAGCGCTCGACAGCGTGATCGCTTCTCGTTTGATGCAGCTGGCACTGGAAGCTGCACGTACGGTGATTGGCCAGGCCACGCAGGTGGACGGCACCGCCCTGCTGCGTCAAATCCAGCAGTTGATTCAGCAGGAACCGATGTTCAGCGGCAAACCGCAGCTGCGCGTCCATCCTGACGATTTACAGCGCATCGAGCAGACGCTCGGTCCCACGCTGGATCTCCACGGCTGGCGCTTGCTGGCCGACAGCACGCTGCATCCTGGCGGCTGTAAGCTTAGCGCCGAAGATGGCGACCTTGATGCGAGCGTGGCAACACGCTGGCAGGAATTGTGCCGCCTGGCCGCTCCGGGGACACTGTAA